One Camelina sativa cultivar DH55 unplaced genomic scaffold, Cs unpScaffold02301, whole genome shotgun sequence DNA segment encodes these proteins:
- the LOC104774295 gene encoding acid beta-fructofuranosidase 3, vacuolar-like produces the protein MANDVVTSIYGSLVPVLKGEKLTMRILVDHSMIEGFGQGGRTCITSRAYPTKAIYGATKLFLFNNAIDASVTASFTVWQMNSAFLHPYFADDL, from the exons ATGGCAAACGATGTAGTGACATCGATCTATGGGAGTTTAGTACCCGTCCTAAAAGGAGAGAAATTGACCATGAGAatcttg gtggATCATTCGATGATAGAAGGATTCGGACAAGGTGGAAGAACATGTATTACCTCAAGAGCATATCCGACAAAAGCCATCTATGGAGCTACAAAACTCTTCTTGTTCAATAACGCTATTGATGCGTCCGTTACGGCGTCGTTTACGGTCTGGCAAATGAACAGTGCTTTTCTACATCCTTACTTCGCAGACGATCTTTGA